Sequence from the Planktothrix sp. FACHB-1365 genome:
CCCTTGATCGATTAGTGGGAAATTTGAATGATGGCGGATTCTGGAATGTTAAAATTTCTAAACCTTGGACAGAACCTTTAGCAGAAACTAAAATTGTAGCTCAGGATGGCGATATTAAGAGTGCTGAAGCCTTACAAAAATCTTTAGGGTTTGGTAAAGTTGTGGTTGAAAGTACGGGCTATTTAGAATCGGATATTACCATTCAAGTCGGAAAAGATTGGCTAGAGAAATACAATCAACCCACTCCTTCTAATGTTCCTAATTGGGAATCTATTTCTCCTTCCAAAAAACAATTATAGCCAGTCTAAATGGTTTGTGATCAAATCCTGTAGGGGGTATCCCTTCCAACCCAGGGGCAAAGAGGGTGAGGAAGGATGCCACACCTACCCTAAAATAATATTACAATCGATTAAAAGGAAAATTAAAAGTCCCTCGTCCAGTTCATATAAATCCAAATGTCATCTTCTGAACCTTCGATAGAAACAAGTATTACCCCCACATCCTCTCGAAAAGATGCGGGTTTAGCACCCTTAGTGCTGACTTTGGTAGAATTAATTCGGCAATTAATGGAAGCACAAATCATCCGACGGATGGAAGGTAATACCCTGAGTGAGGAAGAATTAGATCGGGCTGCGGAAAGTTTGCGACAATTAGAAATTCAGGTGTTACAATTGTGTGAAATCTTTGAAATTGATCCGGCTGATTTGAATATTGAATTATCAGAATTTGGGACATTATTACCGAAATCAGGAACTTATTATCCGGGGGAAAGTTCACAAAACCCTTCAGTTTTAGAATTATTAGATCGGTTAATGAATACGGGAATTGTTGTTGAGGGAAGCGTAGATTTAGGGTTAGCCCAACTCAATTTGATTCATGCCAAATTAAGGTTAGTTTTAACTTCTAAACCTTTGTAGAAATCTTTTGGGGTTTAAACCTTATTGACTTAAAATAGAAAATAGGGAAAATATTTGCAGTGTTTCCTATAGGTTTTATGAGCATTAACGTTTATAATGGACAACAGATAGTGTGTTTACAGGGTTGTCAACAATCGCGCTCAAAGTAGGCACTCAAAACCGAATTCCTTGGATCTGATCTCAAGTCCATGATCCCCCTTATCAAGGGGGATCATGGGGGATCTGATCTTAGCTGTAATCAGGGGTTTTCGGCGGTCGTTGACAAACTTTGGTGCGTGCGCTGCGCTTACCCAGGCTACAAGTTAAATTAATAAGGGTTTTTAATTATGGAAAATGGTTTCTATTTATATGGAATTTTACCGACAAACCAAGTACGACCTTTAGGGTTATCGGGATTAGATCAACAACCGATTCAAACCCATCCGGTGAATGAGTTTAGCTTTTTATATTCCGCAGCCCAGCAAGATCGGTATTTAGCCAGTCGCCGGAATTTATTAGGCCATGAACAAGTCTTAGAACTGGTGATGCAACATGGTTATAGAAGCATTTTACCTTTGCAATTTGGATTAGTGATTCAAGATTGGGAAACTGTAGAAACGCAGTTAATTGTTCCCTATCAAGAACGGTTAAAACAATTGTTTCATAAATTAGAGGGAAAACGGGAAGTCGGAGTTAAAATTTTTTGGGAAGAACCGGAAGAATTAAATCGTTTAATGATAGAAAACCAAGAATTAAGAGAAAAGCGCGATCGCTTAGAAGGTAAACCGCTTAGTATGGATGAAGTCATTCAGATTGGTCAAGAAATTGAACAGGCGATGCAAGATCGCCAACAGGGAATTATTGAGAAATTTCAACACACCTTAAACCCCTTAGCAGAAGAAATTGTTGAGAATGAAACCTTAACTAATACGATGATCTATAATGCCGCTTATTTAATTCCTTGGGATACGGAACCTAAATTTAGTGATAAAATTGAAGAACTTGATCACTATTTTAAGAACCGCTTACGAATTCGCTATAATAATTTTACAGCCCCCTTTAATTTTGCCCAACTCAATCCT
This genomic interval carries:
- a CDS encoding gas vesicle protein K produces the protein MSSSEPSIETSITPTSSRKDAGLAPLVLTLVELIRQLMEAQIIRRMEGNTLSEEELDRAAESLRQLEIQVLQLCEIFEIDPADLNIELSEFGTLLPKSGTYYPGESSQNPSVLELLDRLMNTGIVVEGSVDLGLAQLNLIHAKLRLVLTSKPL
- a CDS encoding GvpL/GvpF family gas vesicle protein: MENGFYLYGILPTNQVRPLGLSGLDQQPIQTHPVNEFSFLYSAAQQDRYLASRRNLLGHEQVLELVMQHGYRSILPLQFGLVIQDWETVETQLIVPYQERLKQLFHKLEGKREVGVKIFWEEPEELNRLMIENQELREKRDRLEGKPLSMDEVIQIGQEIEQAMQDRQQGIIEKFQHTLNPLAEEIVENETLTNTMIYNAAYLIPWDTEPKFSDKIEELDHYFKNRLRIRYNNFTAPFNFAQLNP